In Woeseia oceani, one DNA window encodes the following:
- a CDS encoding RNA-binding S4 domain-containing protein produces MQTNTRAGLRIDRWLWFTRFYKTRTLAGQAVAGGHVRINGVRARPGQKAAAGDSIELVKNQLPWKFEVVAIPARRGPASEMSACYSEDSDVVAQRDALRRQISSDRRQMPVTDGRPDKHTRRLLRQRNRGE; encoded by the coding sequence ATGCAGACGAATACGCGGGCAGGGCTACGAATTGACCGTTGGCTCTGGTTCACACGCTTCTACAAAACCCGCACGCTGGCAGGGCAGGCGGTCGCGGGCGGGCACGTGCGCATCAACGGTGTACGGGCGCGACCAGGCCAAAAAGCAGCGGCTGGAGACAGTATTGAGCTCGTCAAGAACCAGCTGCCTTGGAAGTTTGAGGTGGTCGCCATTCCGGCGCGCCGCGGTCCGGCCAGCGAAATGTCCGCCTGCTATAGCGAGGATTCCGACGTGGTGGCGCAACGTGACGCATTGCGACGCCAGATCAGCAGCGACCGGCGCCAGATGCCTGTGACAGATGGCAGACCCGACAAGCACACACGGCGATTGCTACGGCAGCGCAACCGTGGCGAGTAA
- the kbl gene encoding glycine C-acetyltransferase, whose protein sequence is MSITLLDQLATQTEALKGEGLYKQERYITGPQQADIKVALNGSEAEVINLCANNYLGLANHPAIIEAAHKALDEFGYGMASVRFICGTQTIHKELERRISAYLGTEDTILYPSCFDANGGLFETLLDDKDAVISDALNHASIIDGIRLSKASRFRYQNNDMDDLESQLKSAAGSRHRLIVSDGVFSMDGTIANLKGICDLADKYNAVTMIDDCHATGFLGATGRGTHEHCDVMGRVDIITGTLGKALGGASGGYTSGRKEIIGWLRQRSRPYLFSNSVAPAIAATSIAVLDLLEKDDSLRRRLHDNARYFRQEMSALGFDLKPGEHPIVPVMLGDAKLATTMADKLLEHGVYVVGFAFPVVPRGQARIRTQMSAGLERSHLEKAVAAFATVGRELGVIEQGQ, encoded by the coding sequence GTGTCAATTACCTTGCTGGACCAACTGGCGACACAGACTGAAGCCCTCAAAGGCGAGGGCCTGTACAAACAGGAACGGTACATTACCGGACCGCAACAAGCCGACATCAAAGTCGCGCTCAACGGCAGCGAAGCAGAAGTCATAAATCTGTGCGCGAACAACTACCTCGGCCTTGCCAATCACCCCGCCATCATCGAAGCCGCTCACAAGGCACTGGACGAGTTTGGCTACGGTATGGCATCCGTACGGTTTATTTGCGGCACGCAGACGATACACAAGGAGCTGGAACGCCGAATCAGCGCGTACCTCGGTACCGAAGACACCATACTGTACCCGTCCTGTTTCGATGCCAATGGCGGTTTGTTTGAAACCCTGCTGGACGACAAAGATGCCGTTATCAGCGACGCACTGAATCACGCCAGCATTATTGACGGTATCCGGCTCAGCAAGGCCAGCCGCTTCCGTTACCAGAACAACGACATGGACGACCTTGAGTCGCAGCTGAAAAGCGCGGCTGGCAGCCGGCATCGCCTGATCGTCAGCGACGGCGTGTTTTCGATGGACGGAACCATTGCCAACCTGAAAGGTATTTGTGACCTCGCCGACAAATACAACGCGGTTACCATGATTGACGATTGCCATGCGACCGGGTTTCTGGGCGCCACCGGTCGCGGCACGCATGAACACTGCGACGTAATGGGCCGTGTCGACATCATTACCGGCACACTCGGCAAGGCATTGGGCGGCGCATCCGGTGGCTACACCTCCGGCCGCAAGGAAATTATCGGCTGGCTGCGGCAGCGTTCGCGCCCGTACCTGTTCTCGAATTCCGTTGCACCGGCCATCGCCGCCACCTCCATTGCTGTGCTGGATCTCCTTGAAAAGGACGACAGCCTGCGACGCCGACTGCACGACAACGCGCGTTACTTCCGACAGGAAATGTCGGCACTCGGCTTTGATCTCAAACCCGGGGAACACCCCATCGTTCCGGTGATGCTTGGCGATGCAAAACTCGCAACAACCATGGCCGACAAGCTCCTGGAGCACGGTGTCTACGTGGTCGGTTTTGCGTTCCCCGTCGTACCCAGAGGCCAGGCCAGGATCCGCACTCAGATGTCAGCAGGCCTGGAGCGTTCGCACCTGGAGAAAGCCGTTGCTGCTTTTGCAACGGTCGGCCGCGAACTTGGCGTAATCGAACAGGGACAATGA
- the tdh gene encoding L-threonine 3-dehydrogenase — MKALVKARAERGIWMEDIQKPEIGHNDVLIRVRRTAICGTDIHIFQWDDWARKTIPVPIAVGHEFCGEVVEFGSEVVGFEAGDRVSAEGHITCGVCRNCRAGRRHLCMNTSGVGVNRAGAFAEYIAVPAFNVFKLSDAITDDMAAVLDPLGNATHTALSFDLVGEDVLITGAGPIGIMAVAIARYAGARHVVITDINDYRLELASKLGATRALNVTRDSLDDAMRELGMTEGFDIGMEMSGNPLAFTDLLRTMHHGGKVALLGIPPEKTAIDWNQVIFKGLVLKGIYGREMFETWYKMSSMLQSGLSIEPIITHRYAADDYQEAFELMESGQSGKIILDWTT; from the coding sequence ATGAAAGCACTGGTCAAGGCAAGAGCTGAACGGGGTATCTGGATGGAAGACATTCAGAAACCAGAGATTGGCCACAACGATGTCCTGATTCGGGTGCGACGCACCGCGATCTGCGGCACCGACATTCATATATTTCAGTGGGACGACTGGGCCCGCAAGACCATTCCGGTACCTATTGCGGTAGGCCATGAATTCTGTGGCGAGGTTGTCGAATTCGGCAGCGAGGTCGTGGGCTTCGAGGCCGGTGACCGGGTTTCCGCGGAAGGCCACATCACCTGCGGCGTCTGTCGCAATTGCCGCGCCGGCCGACGACACTTGTGCATGAATACCAGCGGAGTGGGCGTTAATCGAGCAGGCGCCTTTGCGGAGTATATTGCCGTCCCCGCCTTCAATGTCTTCAAGCTGTCCGATGCCATTACCGATGACATGGCCGCTGTGCTGGACCCTTTGGGCAATGCAACCCATACCGCGTTGTCTTTTGATCTGGTCGGCGAAGACGTCCTGATCACGGGTGCGGGCCCGATCGGCATAATGGCGGTCGCTATCGCCCGCTACGCCGGCGCTCGTCACGTGGTGATTACCGACATCAACGACTACCGCCTTGAACTGGCAAGCAAGCTGGGCGCCACCCGGGCCTTGAATGTCACCCGTGATTCGCTGGACGACGCCATGCGGGAACTTGGCATGACCGAGGGCTTTGACATCGGCATGGAGATGTCCGGCAACCCGCTCGCGTTTACTGATCTGCTGCGAACCATGCACCACGGTGGCAAGGTCGCCCTCCTCGGCATCCCGCCCGAGAAAACCGCGATAGACTGGAATCAGGTCATATTCAAAGGGCTGGTCCTTAAAGGCATCTATGGCCGCGAGATGTTCGAAACCTGGTACAAGATGTCGAGCATGCTGCAAAGCGGCCTGAGCATCGAACCGATCATCACTCATCGCTACGCGGCCGATGACTATCAGGAAGCATTCGAGCTGATGGAATCCGGCCAGTCCGGAAAAATCATTCTTGACTGGACCACCTGA
- a CDS encoding GNAT family N-acetyltransferase, whose protein sequence is MLPVLETPRLILRSFVPEDAAAVTELAADRRIADTTLNIPHPYDLRMAEEWIGTHAQRLANGEQAAFAVTLKSNLALIGAVSLGIERRFRRANLGYWIGVPWWHQGYATEAARVVVDFGFAECRLHRVHAVHLPRNPASGRVLQKIGMQQEGVQREHTCKNDVYEDLVLYGVLQRQWQTDKDYS, encoded by the coding sequence GTGCTGCCTGTACTGGAAACACCGCGGCTCATCCTGCGCAGCTTTGTGCCTGAGGATGCCGCCGCGGTAACCGAGCTTGCTGCCGACCGCAGGATCGCCGACACCACCCTGAACATTCCTCACCCGTACGATCTGCGTATGGCGGAAGAGTGGATAGGCACGCATGCGCAACGACTGGCCAACGGCGAGCAAGCGGCCTTCGCGGTGACACTCAAGAGCAATCTTGCACTGATCGGCGCCGTTAGCCTCGGTATCGAGCGGCGCTTTCGGCGCGCCAATCTGGGCTACTGGATTGGTGTTCCCTGGTGGCATCAGGGCTACGCCACGGAAGCCGCACGCGTTGTGGTTGACTTCGGATTTGCGGAGTGCCGGCTGCACCGGGTGCACGCTGTCCACCTGCCACGCAACCCGGCATCCGGCAGGGTCCTGCAAAAAATAGGCATGCAACAGGAAGGTGTGCAGCGCGAGCACACCTGCAAAAATGATGTTTACGAAGATCTCGTCTTATACGGTGTGTTGCAACGGCAATGGCAAACCGACAAAGACTACAGCTGA